A single window of Plasmodium reichenowi strain SY57 chromosome 12, whole genome shotgun sequence DNA harbors:
- a CDS encoding eukaryotic translation initiation factor 2b, subunit 2, putative yields MDLHVKKNNYDQVLNINKNQGNSNYDLIEINNNNNNNNNNNNNNNNNNNNNNNNNKDDNTKEKQNVFYDNDVSEVNTNITSNVKENKQSKDNTDTNVYLSINRCVNDECSKKKDYYKDVSNNISHILDHGLSKKSSVPKGCLELDNTKKDVFNKMININSNICNTNNKDIYHGDEQDIYNKISNEHNYNDLNNINHINDEEKKSNISKKKNILRETSVGCEHEKKSEAWNYKESINYNNIQFEKKKKKSFEEKKERQKELFVAYWLNGIVDLLKRGFKNGNICGSNSVGKKIAEVLKKIVEIYQWKNVFDLIEIIKYLGKQIIKNNKMFFVIPNIIRRVLTIIRVEHFKQLYLYNNNYMDNMNMLNHKVCEENRGAQSPNYSHKNNDNNNNNNNKNNCVNNNIHDKNKVKKKNTMPIPKQGSKNITTFDINTNTLYQREIKNFQKSFSFYFEKPCNESTYKIPATNTLKHSIIEGIEELIAEIDTSWEEAEQRTSYDLFTENDVILTLGYSAGVEKFLKTINKKKDGISVIVVGGDINRNGFRMSQLLSDDGVDTTYISDAAVFAVIPKVTKVVLGSVAVSSSGGAITKMGGYNIACSAHLHSKPVIIVLPLFKLIYVPLYDPLRQNELQPGPSLIYNDDDVENLHVRIPKYDYIPEHLITLYITEMGPVDSFQLYNITKKRYHPDDMDLSFD; encoded by the coding sequence ATGGATTTACAtgtaaaaaagaataattatgatcaagttttaaatataaataaaaatcaaGGAAATTCGAATTATGACCTGATcgaaataaataataataataataacaataataacaataacaataataacaacaacaataataataataataacaataataataaggatgataacacaaaagaaaaacaaaatgtattttatgataatgatgTGAGTGAAGTAAACACAAATATAACCTCTAAtgtaaaagaaaataaacAATCTAAGGATAATACGGATActaatgtatatttatctatTAATAGATGTGTGAATGATGAGtgttcaaaaaaaaaagattatTACAAAGATGtttctaataatatatcacaTATATTAGACCATGGTTTATCTAAGAAATCAAGTGTACCAAAAGGTTGTTTAGAATTggataatacaaaaaaagatgtttttaataaaatgataaacattaatagtaatatttgtaatacgaataataaagatatcTATCATGGTGATGAACAGGATAtctataataaaataagtaatgaacataattataatgatttaaataatataaatcatattaatgatgaagagaaaaaatcaaatatatcaaaaaaaaaaaatatcttaAGGGAAACGTCTGTAGGTTGTGaacatgaaaaaaaaagtgaaGCATGGAATTATAAGGAATctataaattataataatattcaatttgaaaaaaagaagaaaaaaagttttgaagaaaaaaaagaaagacaaaaagaattatttgTTGCATATTGGTTAAATGGAATTGttgatttattaaaacGTGGATTTAAAAATGGTAATATATGTGGAAGTAATTCTgtaggaaaaaaaattgctgaagtcttaaaaaaaattgtagAAATTTATCAATGGAAAAATGTATTTGATTTAATTGaaatcataaaatatttagGAAAACAgattattaaaaataataaaatgttttttgtaataccaaatataataagacGAGTATTAACCATAATAAGGGTTGAGCATTTTAAACagttatatttatataataataattatatggataatatgaatatgcTTAATCATAAAGTATGTGAAGAAAATCGAGGGGCACAAAGCCCCAATTATTctcataaaaataatgacaataataataataataataataaaaacaattgTGTCAATAATAACATTCATGATAAGAACAAggtaaagaaaaaaaatacgATGCCCATACCAAAACAAGgatcaaaaaatataactaCGTTTGATATAAACACTAATACATTATATCAACgtgaaataaaaaacttTCAGAaatctttttcattttattttgaaaagCCATGTAATGAAAGTACCTACAAAATACCAGCTACAAATACATTAAAACATTCTATAATAGAAGGTATTGAAGAACTTATAGCGGAAATAGATACATCTTGGGAAGAAGCTGAACAAAGAACATCATATGATTTGTTTACAGAAAATGATGTGATATTAACACTCGGATATTCAGCAGGTGTAGagaaatttttaaaaactataaataaaaagaaagatGGAATATCTGTTATAGTAGTAGGTGGAGATATTAATAGAAATGGATTCAGGATGTCTCAATTATTAAGTGATGATGGTGTTGATACAACATATATATCTGATGCAGCTGTTTTTGCTGTTATACCTAAAGTCACAAAAGTTGTTCTAGGTTCTGTTGCTGTGTCTTCATCAGGTGGAGCAATTACAAAAATGGGTGGTTATAATATTGCATGCTCAGCACATTTACACTCGAAACCTGTAATTATTGTATTACCATTATtcaaattaatatatgttcCATTGTATGATCCATTAAGACAAAACGAATTACAACCAGGCCCATctcttatatataatgatgatgatgtAGAAAATCTTCATGTGAGGATACCAAAATATGATTACATACCAGAACATCTaataacattatatataacagAAATGGGACCAGTAGATTCTTTTcaattatataacataacAAAAAAGAGATATCATCCGGATGATATGGACTTGAGTTTTGATTAA
- a CDS encoding hypothetical protein (conserved Plasmodium protein, unknown function) — translation MEHGNFDEKFGDSILLESLKEALQQMIEEFYVEKEKGIQIYKEACMNVKKEILDNSNQLSDVHMSGQLKSYYCRNDMWTFFFKNSLFKINKNKKMKSSSKDYKNYQPLNLRVYKNFYDKKEEFLKNCVDKNNVKFFKNFPKLYSNIVHKENNEIENDDVFFYYDGLIKILCIEESTI, via the exons atggagCATGGGAACTTTGATGAGAAGTTTGGTGATTCCATATTATTGGAATCTTTAAAAGAGGCCCTTCAACAAATGATTGAAGAGTTTTATGTGGAAAAGGAGAAAGgaatacaaatatataaggaGGCATGTATG AATgtgaaaaaagaaatattagACAATTCAAATCAATTGTCAGATGTTCATATGAGTGGACAACTTAAAAGTTATTACTGTCGGAATGATATGTGgacatttttttttaagaattctctgtttaaaattaataagaataaaaaaatgaaaagtTCTTCGAAGGATTACAAAAATTATCAACCTTTAAATTTACgagtatataaaaatttttatgaCAAAAAGGAAGAGTTTCTTAAAAACTGTGTTGACAAAAATAACgttaaattttttaaaaatttccCTAAGCTTTATTCAAATATCGTTCATAAGGAAAACAATGAGATTGAAAATGATgatgtttttttttattatgatggtttaataaaaatattatgtatagAAGAATCTACCATATAA
- a CDS encoding DNA repair protein rhp16, putative: protein MAKKIDELFSKKERYLKEIIESNCIYVKDLNHWVGTNYIARLKLKKELLKVTPKLLINKTRSRASRCRVCGFSIEKDKLRIGYPTKDPRGDYGYISCWVHIECSKKILYSCLYIEENENVLKGYLQEYKNHNCCGEHYNKYEIYIYNNLQWDLFFGGIENINEEELSKLKGIAKPYELKSDLKCRNSFEMLINEENEKINSLDYLNVEKKITNYNFSIPKELKYDLLQYQKEGIYWMINQEMSNVKGGILADEMGMGKTIQAITLILYQKLDKLKEIKEDKRNNDHENEDENEDENEDVNEDENEDENEDENEEENEDVNEEKKKSHMLHGDIYKEDIPSFKEKDTEHEKSVKEIDMKKSYKNSSTILYSKNSTSDDLKVKEESDCSVILIESDETGNEKINHKNDVMEENKMDTQNVLNVKKIKNIKKECVNKKIKNNNNNKSHFKKNNFINKLQGQTLIIAPVAAVMQWKYEIEKFVDENILNVYVYHGNSKIISDEELIKYDIVITSYAVVEVNFRKIVNKHKQPCEYCGRLYLPNNLDIHKKYFCGPTAVRTEKLKKRKKKNKDTALVAMKKFDETFVPTPRNVLLEIMANSKKELQEDKKNIEISNKSVHTNNTNKNKGKKNNQIKHRNTQKDCNIDLIVLSSGSCNEKSSSSENSIYSPLSRKTSSRIIDLSNLGFDKETMEQVIESLSEAKKKKKNVKNVNNVNNVKNVNNVNNVKNVNNVKNVKNVKNVNNVKNHRDVKWNVVIKNMLENFLYNVDMNDKCKHVLIKIYVTNTTIQNTELEKLNMGELKVVLITMGKHIFGTKVELINRILVSAKYIRKELYDDNTETEEKDKSCINNEDGDTSMGVTNQKGKDTFCKERKIRKEDEKSSIEKKRKTVDVISVGGDVKRDMSLNKRRNTTNRGTTTKVKGEKREYASNKGKNNDDDNNNSYYSDAKSYTNDSSDESYRVDICSKKEKEPPKNTKNNRRSQRKSSCKSSLESEKKEESNNSYNTNEYNEYDDYDDYDDSSNSFDSYDSIIVRKSKMSKEKKKRENMKIFDESALHQIYWNRIILDEAHRIKNRNTSTTQSILNLKCCGYRWCLTGTPLQNRISELYSLIRFIEFYPYAYYFCSKKDCKCLLLNYEMRDNKYCYFCNHSRINHFNYFNKRILKPIQSFGYKGEGLSGMSYLKNEVLDKILLRRTKGERKNDINLNPLIIKIRKDKLSNEEKDFYESLYKQTSTQFNTYVNSNTVLHNYAHIFDLLSRLRQAADHPYLIIFGNSFLSDPSGKFIKKNTTIIPAISNDYVCGICLENVTKRNNISTKCNHNFHKSCLKQYIESFEMEYADQQEEEKEDYNFRNSNMVKYNTYDMGQREGMNNVKSTNSCKYDIVINDDIHDNMNTLGIHENDNLITNKDVLKNKKSLEKRSKSISVVKFKNKDGYINLLSNDENVKDYPLGCPVCYIPLTVDFNLLVDKEENEEDEIIICKEETTYINKSFINRINTQEYRSSTKIEAVYEEVQNVINNTDDKCLIFSQYCSMLDLIEYHLKKHNIVCSKLLGYMSMISRNNILYNFNQDKQLRVLLISLKAGGEGLNLQVANRIFIVDPWWNPAAELQAIQRAHRIGQTKTVYAIRFIIENTVEEKIIQLQNKKQLVFDSTIGDSGNAMQKLSKEDLAFLFHS, encoded by the exons aTGGCCAAAAAAATAGATGAATTATTTTCGAAGAAGGAAAgatatttaaaagaaataatagaaagtaattgtatatatgtaaaagATTTAAATCACTGGGTTGGTACTAATTATATAGCTCGActgaaattaaaaaaagagCTATTAAAAGTAACGCCCAAATTGTTAATAAACAAAACACGTTCGA GAGCAAGCCGATGTAGGGTGTGCGGTTTCTCTATCGAAAAAGACAAGTTACGAATTGGGTATCCTACAAAAGATCCGAGAGGTGATTATGGTTATATAAGTTGTTGGGTGCACATTGAATGtagtaaaaaaatattgtattCATGTTTGTATATTGAAGAGAATGAGAATGTTTTAAAAGGATATTTACAAGAGTATAAGAATCATAATTGTTGTGGAGaacattataataaatatgaaatatatatttataataatttacaaTGGGATCTATTTTTTGGGGGCATCGAAAATATAAACGAAGAAGAACTATCTAAATTAAAAGGGATTGCAAAACCATATGAATTAAAAAGTGATTTGAAATGTAGGAATAGTTTTGAAATGttaataaatgaagaaaatgaaaaaataaattcattagattatttaaatgtagaaaagaaaataacgaattataattttagTATACCtaaagaattaaaatatgatttattaCAATATCAGAAAGAAGGAATTTATTGGATGATAAATCAAGAAATGTCTAATGTGAAAGGTGGAATATTAGCTGATGAGATGGGTATGGGGAAAACCATACAAGCCATTACATTGATATTGTATCAGAAGTTGGACAAGTTAAAGGAAATAAAAGAAGACAAACGAAATAATGATCATGAAAATGAGGATGAAAATGAGGATGAAAATGAGGATGTAAATGAGGATGAAAATGAGGATGAAAATGAGGATGAAAATGAGGAAGAAAATGAGGATGTAAATGAGGAGAAGAAAAAGAGTCATATGTTACATGGTGATATTTATAAAGAAGATATTCCATCctttaaagaaaaagatacAGAACATGAAAAATCGGTTAAAGAGATAGATATgaaaaaatcatataaaaatagtagcaccatattatattctaaAAATTCCACATCGGATGATTTGAAAGTTAAAGAAGAATCAGATTGTAGTGTTATATTAATAGAGAGTGATGAAACAGggaatgaaaaaattaatcataaaaatgatgtTATGGAAGAAAATAAGATGGATACTCAAAATGTGTTAAatgtgaaaaaaataaagaatataaaaaaggaatgtgttaataaaaaaataaaaaataataataataataaatcacattttaaaaagaataattttattaacaaGCTACAAGGACAAACATTGATAATTGCTCCCGTAGCTGCTGTTATGCAATGGAAATATGAAATTGAAAAATTTGTTGATgagaatattttaaatgtttATGTTTATCACGGTAattcaaaaataataagtgatgaagaattaattaaatatgatattGTTATAACATCCTATGCAGTTGTCGAAGTTAATTTTAGAAAGATTGTTAACAAACATAAACAACCATGTGAATATTGTGGAAGGTTATATCTACCCAATAATTTagatatacataaaaaatatttttgtggTCCTACAGCTGTTAGAACAGaaaaattgaaaaagagaaaaaaaaaaaataaggacACAGCACTTGTTGCTATGAAAAAGTTTGATGAAACATTTGTTCCGACACCGAGAAATGTGCTATTAGAAATTATGGCTAATagtaaaaaagaattacaagaggataaaaaaaatattgaaatatCTAATAAAAGTGTACATACTAATAATactaataaaaataaagggaaaaaaaataatcaaataAAACACAGAAATACACAAAAAGATTGTAATATAGATCTTATTGTATTATCATCAGGTAGTTGTAATGAAAAGAGCTCTTCTTCAGAAAATTCGATATATTCTCCACTGTCGAGAAAAACATCCAGTAGAATTATTGACTTGAGTAATTTAGGATTTGATAAAGAAACTATGGAACAAGTTATTGAAAGTTTAAGTGAAgcgaaaaaaaaaaagaaaaatgtaaaaaatgtaaataatgtaaataatgtaaaaaatgtaaataatgtaaataatgtaaaaaatgtaaataatgtaaaaaatgtaaaaaatgtaaaaaatgtaaataatgtGAAAAATCATCGAGATGTTAAATGGAATGTagttattaaaaatatgttagagaattttttgtataatgTAGATATGAATGACAAATGTAAACATGTGCtgattaaaatatatgtaacaAACACAACAATACAAAACACGGAGCtggaaaaattaaatatggGGGAACTCAAGGTTGTTCTAATAACAATGGGAAAGCATATATTTGGTACAAAAGTGGAGTTAATAAATAGAATATTAGTATCAGCAAAATATATACGGAAAGAATTATATGACGATAATACTGAGACAGAGGAAAAAGACAAATCGTGTATTAATAATGAGGATGGGGATACATCTATGGGTGTCACTAATCAAAAAGGAAAGGATACATTTTGTAAAGAAAGGAAAATTAGAAAGGAGGATGAAAAAAGTAGCAttgagaaaaaaagaaaaacgGTGGATGTTATAAGTGTGGGTGGGGACGTAAAAAGGGATATGTCATTAAATAAGAGGAGGAATACGACAAATCGAGGGACAACAACGAAAGTTAAAGGAGAAAAGAGAGAGTATGCATCAAATAAAGGAAAgaataatgatgatgataataataattcttattataGTGATGCAAAGAGTTATACAAATGACAGTAGCGATGAATCCTATCGAGTTGATATATGCTcgaaaaaagaaaaagaacCCCCAAAAAATACAAAGAATAATAGAAGAAGCCAAAGGAAGAGTTCATGTAAGAGCTCTTTAGAAAGTGAAAAAAAGGAGGAATCcaataattcatataatactaatgaatataatgaatatgatGATTATGATGATTATGATGATTCGTCCAATTCGTTTGATTCATATGATTCCATTATTGTTCGAAAGTCCAAGATGAGtaaggaaaagaaaaaaagagagaatatgaaaatttttGATGAAAGTGCGTTACACCAAATATATTGGAATCGTATTATTTTAGATGAAGCACATCGAATTAAGAATAGGAATACTTCTACTACACAATCCATATTGAATTTAAAATGTTGTGGTTATAGATGGTGTTTAACGGGAACGCCTTTACAGAATCGAATTTCTGAATTGTATAGTTTAATAAGATTTATTGAATTTTATCCATATgcttattatttttgttcaAAAAAGGATTGtaaatgtttattattaaattatgaGATGCGAGATAAcaaatattgttatttttgTAATCATTCTAGGATAAatcattttaattattttaataaaagaattttaAAACCTATACAATCTTTTGGATATAAAGGGGAGGGTTTAAGTGGTATGTCTTATTTAAAGAATGAAGTGTtagataaaatattattacgTAGAACTAAAGGTGAAAGGAAGAATGATATTAATCTTAATCCTttgattataaaaataagaaaggataaattatcaaatgaagaaaaagattTTTATGAATCTTTATACAAACAAACATCAACACAATTTAATACATATGTTAATTCAAATACTGTTTTACATAATTATGCACATATTTTTGATTTGTTAAGTAGATTGAGACAAGCAGCTGATCATccatatttaattatatttggTAACTCTTTTTTAAGTGATCCTTCTGGTAAatttataaagaaaaatacaACAATAATACCAGCTATTTCAAATGATTATGTGTGTGGTATATGTTTAGAAAATGTtacaaaaagaaataatataagcACAAAGTGTAATCATAATTTCCACAAATCATGtttaaaacaatatatagAAAGTTTTGAGATGGAATATGCTGATCAGCAAGAAGAGGAAAAGGAGGATTATAATTTTAGAAATAGTAATATGGTAAAGTACAACACCTATGATATGGGTCAACGTGAAGGTATGAATAATGTGAAATCTACAAATAGTTGTAAGTACGATATTGtaataaatgatgatatcCATGACAATATGAATACATTAGGAATACATGAGAATGATAATTTGATTACTAATAAAGATGTATTgaaaaataagaaaagCTTAGAAAAGAGGTCTAAATCTATATCTGTTgtaaaatttaaaaataaagatggttatattaatttgttaagtaatgatgaaaatgtAAAAGACTATCCTTTAGGATGTCCTGTGTGTTATATCCCTTTAACAGTTGATTTTAATCTTCTGGTAgataaagaagaaaatgaagaagatgaaattattatatgtaaagAAGAAACTAcgtatataaataaaagttTTATAAATAGAATCAATACTCAAGAATATAGATCAAGTACTAAAATTGAAGCCGTTTATGAAGAAGTAcaaaatgtaataaataatacagACGATAAATGTCTAATTTTTTCACAATATTGTTCCATGTTAGATTTAATAGAatatcatttaaaaaaacataatattGTCTGTTCTAAATTATTAGGATATATGTCTATGATTTcaagaaataatattttatacaatTTTAACCAAGATAAACAATTAAGAGTATTATTAATAAGTTTAAAAGCAGGAGGGGAAGGTTTAAATCTTCAAGTAGCAAATCGAATATTTATTGTAGACCCCTGGTGGAATCCAGCAGCTGAACTACAAGCTATTCAGAGAGCTCATCGAATTGGTCAAACCAAAACAGTATATGCTATACGTTTTATTATAGAAAATACTgtagaagaaaaaattattcagTTGCAAAATAAAAAGCAGTTGGTGTTTGACAGTACTATTGGAGATTCTGGAAACGCCATGCAAAAATTATCTAAGGAGGATTTGGCATTCTTATTCCActcataa
- a CDS encoding hypothetical protein (conserved Plasmodium protein, unknown function): MKEDWKSTIQKRIVERNLNQSKKYENIMISYNSLVEEKNNLLAIIASLTSENMYLLNNRKLNHSFESTMMTETNISRNEDIFLSNETKKGHNNNQNDYNNDNYLNYSRTNIFTMKSPDSLSQNTITKKEFLEVIKEKGKNEELIMLLKNSVNEKEKMLHILNKENNTLNNVICKREEELYEKKKDIFKLKELLNKKETEIKLYENNNKSLKTKIQLHDRKNQKYLRQYNILRFTYFKLLKQVGEMKVYNNNINQNYFSLRKEILQKKEENEKLLNYLLHCKTYYKKELKKLYQQITNNQTKHKQKKYILFKNNKFYVNLYLTKF; this comes from the coding sequence ATGAAAGAAGATTGGAAAAGTACCATACAAAAACGAATTGTTGAAAGAAACCTTAATCAAAGTAAAAAATAcgaaaatataatgatatcCTACAATTCCCTTgttgaagaaaaaaacaatcTGCTAGCAATTATTGCTTCTTTAACGTCTGAAAATATGTACTTATTAAATAACCGAAAGTTAAACCATTCTTTTGAAAGTACTATGATGACAGAAACGAATATATCTCGAAATgaagatatttttttaagtaacgaaacaaaaaaaggacataataataatcagaatgattataataatgacaattatttaaattattctAGGACTAATATATTTACGATGAAAAGCCCAGATAGTCTTTCTCAGAATActataacaaaaaaagaatttcTAGAAgttattaaagaaaaagggaaaaatgaagaattGATTATGCTTCTTAAAAACAGTgttaatgaaaaagaaaaaatgcttcatattttaaacaaagaaaataatactTTAAATAATGTTATATGTAAAAGAGAAGAAGAATtgtatgaaaaaaaaaaagatatattcaaattaaaagaattacttaataaaaaggaaacTGAAAtcaaattatatgaaaataataataaatctCTTAAAACTAAAATACAACTACATGATAGgaaaaatcaaaaatatttgagacaatataatattctgCGCTTTACATATTTCAAACTTTTAAAACAAGTTGGAGAAATGAAAGtctataataataacatcaatcaaaattatttctccttaagaaaagaaatcttacaaaagaaagaagaaaatgaaaaattacTAAATTATCTGCTACACTGTAAAacttattataaaaaagaattaaaaaaattatatcaACAAATTACAAATAATCAAACAAAacataaacaaaaaaaatatatactatttaaaaataataaattttatgttaatttgtatttaacgaaattttaa
- a CDS encoding hypothetical protein (conserved Plasmodium protein, unknown function), translating to MTNILFFFNILWMSILFVSANVDKEVPTVKWGQNSSQLTLIVSIPKIEKEEIQFKENIIYVSAINKDGKHYELILNLLRPIIPENCSYSVLQKGLKLKVHKQIKEPCWKRLTKEKEKQHFLIKDKILGDGNDCEEAKEIWFSYYMFHKRKMNSPPSKNKSNKKKDLVENIIENLKNEHPNFSLHEY from the exons ATGACAAATATACtgttcttttttaatatattatggatgtctattttatttgtttcaGCAAATGTAGA TAAAGAAGTGCCAACAGTTAAATGGGGACAAAATTCCAGCCAACTAACATTAATTGTCTCTATTCCaaaaatagaaaaagaagaaattcaatttaaagaaaa tattatatatgtatcaGCTATAAATAAAGACGGAAAACATTATGAACTCATTTTGAATTTATTGAGACCAATAATTCCAGAG aATTGTTCTTATTCCGTTTTGCAAAAGGGGTTAAAATTAAAGGTTCACAAACAGATCAAA GAACCATGTTGGAAACGCTTgacaaaagaaaaagaaaaacaacattttttaataaaggATAAAATACTTGGAGATGGAAATGA TTGTGAAGAAGCAAAAGAAATTTGGTTTAGctattatat gtttcacaaaagaaaaatgaattCTCCACCCTCTAAAAACAAGTccaataaaaaaaaggattTAGTTGAG AATATTATTGAAAACTTGAAGAATGAACATCCAAACTTCTCATTACACGAATATTAG
- a CDS encoding hypothetical protein (conserved Plasmodium protein, unknown function): protein MEKKKGKLPEQDSTIASKSKNAYYTQPALCTDTGSEGIYNSNSNIIRCMERDDASARRNINFNSNTILSFLYNIFCILGIICAWGTVDSFVDVISGKDMYISLICYSILLFIALSFLIYYVYFIDRDYRPCDIF, encoded by the exons atggaaaaaaaaaaaggaaaattgCCTGAACAAGATTCAACTATAGCGAGCAAATCGAAAAATGCATATTACACACAACCTGCATTGTGTACAGATACAGGCTCCGAAGGAATTTATAACAGCaattcaaatataataagatGTATGGAGAGAGATGATGCGAGCGCGCGTcgtaatataaattttaattctAATACGATTCTAAGttttttat ataATATCTTTTGTATATTGGGAATTATATGCGCTTGGGGAACAGTG gATTCTTTCGTTGATGTTATATCAGGAAAAGACATGTACATTTCTCTGATTTGTTattccatattattatttatagcTTTAAGTTTTTTAATATACTACGTATATTTTATAGATAGAGATTACAGGCCTTgtgatattttttaa